Proteins from a genomic interval of Schistocerca piceifrons isolate TAMUIC-IGC-003096 chromosome 3, iqSchPice1.1, whole genome shotgun sequence:
- the LOC124789623 gene encoding titin homolog: MSKKSVLRFTLKELNALIQDEKARVVLQRSIRKLPLQPYSLSDLQGSIHEVLDANLAKFDHELKGILLSYKNIKIVKNIANVLYDDSRLYLTIQADFYLFRPEVGCVLRGIVNKRSADHVGCLVHKAFNVSIPRPECETDGDWQGYYVEIGQEVTFRVESLDLTGSLPYMLGCLLDVGSLSGPPSEIFDEQKTTEKEEIFAPFSKCNGFLEQHEDTHASVPTTEHKKKKKHKKYEDLESGGNVQDSVFVKHEKYDSIHEKDDEGHNESGSLLKTPKKKKRKNADQIDPIKQEEQTYRLDNDGGTLYQNQREEEQQQYEEKILLSKKQIDSSCHLSEFDHLNSTVNLEKKKRKYGEAFYDDDDDENHTVSTQNEGVKHKKKKSKKEKHVIEIANADEPVEDDFSIDTSKEITNQDKKRKKKNKRDVTGELSAELSEETTSPYVNNTPEELISKMQFSQEHLKKLCKKVKPLVTTELITSTPVEHKTNKENKFSFTSSTESHSGFKPTNLSESMAPFSLMHSPILKAKHTKKEKESSPAVQSDNVPVKVKKLKKEKRLSSTQQSPGKRISEDCQFSGSHCVSYHQESNLPCSDIENQTKGATTHLNLSNKSVTDMQETEHKNKMRESADKSSKQLSKSVLESPVESKVKINKKESHLSAKKKNSIGNEPKRTMKTDSNINDSCDNQDYGNNSYNQMVAQCGESGKTQMSNRLFEYMTNIEKQSSITRKSLTSSSVRSENTSEEGNNSDEDNVLKNILKLNRTPSSERSPKHKRVAAINQSSSQTIKNSDRTCSPDSGLSLSATSAEKDSVNLTIRDSKRDAHRMYSAEFPKDRGHVKEQAKILPKTPKRKKMVDTEEGGSHLTVKHRIKKEKESPVFQPLGHETDSIGPLREDGSLEAERMKILADMIKKLEYGNKEDLSMKDESHKPLGSSVVKARRKSKQEDTVSDSELDSSKSKKSHKRKESNKLKGMKSAVREVDNMQQLDATAYFKPSAEKLSSISTAQAGEQVLDRNRNNLGEGSPVTVQAKISGKTPRRKSTTETEASNSRPVTKTPVKIKKKDSPKKRNVMSFPESDNSGGNSQREESPGAMAERLLEEFVKRRSL, translated from the exons AGTTTGACCACGA GTTGAAAGGAATACTTTTGAGCTACAAGAACATAAAAATTGTGAAGAATATTGCAAATGTGTTATACGATGATTCTCGACTTTACCTTACTATCCAAGCTGATTTTTATCTGTTCAGGCCTGAAGTAGGATGTGTTCTACGTG GTATTGTGAATAAAAGAAGTGCAGATCATGTTGGATGTCTTGTGCACAAGGCATTCAACGTGTCTATACCTAGACCAGAATGTGAAACAGATGGAGACTGGCAAGGATATTATGTTGAAATTGGACAGGAAGTCACTTTTAGAGTAGAATCGTTGGACCTTACTGGTAGCCTTCCATATATGTTAGGCTGTTTGCTTGATGTGGG GTCATTGTCTGGCCCTCCCAGTGAGATATTTGATGAGCAAAAGACCACAGAAAAGGAAGAAATTTTTGCTCCCTTTAGTAAATGTAATGGATTTCTGGAGCAGCATGAAGACACTCATGCATCTGTACCCAcaacagaacacaaaaagaaaaagaaacataagaAGTATGAAGATTTAGAAAGTGGAGGAAATGTCCAAGACTCAGTATTTGTGAAGCATGAAAAATACGATAGTATTCATGAGAAGGATGATGAGGGGCATAACGAATCTGGCAGTCTCCTGAAAACAcccaagaagaagaaaaggaaaaatgctgACCAGATTGATCCAATAAAACAGGAAGAGCAGACATATAGGCTAGACAATGATGGGGGCACTTTGTACCAAAATCAACGAGAGGAAGAGCAACAACAATATGAGGAAAAGATCTTACTCAGTAAAAAACAAATTGATAGCTCTTGTCATTTATCAGAATTTGATCATTTAAATAGTACTGTTAATTtggagaagaaaaagagaaaatatgGTGAAgcattttatgatgatgatgatgatgaaaatcatACTGTCAGTACACAAAATGAAGGTGTAAAGCATAAAAAGAAGAAGAGCAAGAAAGAAAAACATGTCATTGAAATAGCTAATGCTGATGAACCTGTTGAAGATGATTTTAGCATAGATACATCAAAAGAAATTACAAATcaggacaagaagagaaagaagaaaaataaaagggaCGTTACGGGAGAATTATCTGCAGAGTTGAGTGAAGAAACTACTAGTCCATATGTTAATAACACTCCTGAAGAACTGATATCAAAAATGCAATTCAGCcaagaacatttaaaaaaattatgtaagaaAGTGAAACCACTTGTGACAACTGAACTTATAACATCAACTCCTGTTGAACACAAAACCAACAAAGAGAACAAGTTTTCTTTTACTAGTAGCACAGAAAGTCACTCAGGTTTCAAACCAACAAATTTATCAGAGTCGATGGCCCCTTTTTCGCTCATGCATTCTCCTATTTTGAAAGCAAAACACacaaagaaggagaaagaaagtaGTCCTGCTGTTCAAAGTGATAATGTCCcagtaaaagtaaaaaaattaaagaaagagaaGAGGCTTAGTTCGACTCAGCAGAGTCCAGGTAAAAGAATTTCAGAGGATTGTCAATTTTCTGGAAGCCATTGTGTTTCGTATCACCAAGAAAGCAACTTACCTTGCTCAGACATAGAAAATCAGACGAAAGGTGCAACTACACATCTAAACTTGAGTAACAAATCAGTAACTGATATGCAAGAAACAGAACACAAAAATAAGATGAGAGAGAGTGCTGATAAGTCTAGTAAACAACTGTCAAAAAGTGTTTTGGAGTCACCTGTAGAAAGTAAAGTGAAAATCAACAAGAAGGAGAGTCATTTATCTGCAAAGAAGAAAAATAGTATCGGAAATGAACCTAAGAGAACAATGAAAACAGATAGTAACATTAATGACAGTTGTGATAATCAAGATTATGGAAATAATAGCTATAATCAGATGGTTGCTCAGTGTGGAGAATCTGGAAAAACACAAATGTCCAATAGACTATttgaatacatgacaaatattgaaAAACAATCTTCCATTACCAGGAAAAGTTTAACATCTAGCTCGGTACGGAGTGAAAATACATCAGAGGAAGGGAACAATTCGGATGAGGATAATGTGttaaaaaatattctcaaattaAATAGAACTCCATCATCAGAAAGATCTCCCAAACACAAGCGAGTAGCTGCAATTAATCAGTCCTCCAGCCAGACTATAAAAAATTCTGATCGAACATGTAGCCCTGACAGTGGTTTGAGTTTGTCAGCAACATCTGCTGAAAAAGATTCAGTTAATTTAACAATTAGAGACAGCAAAAGAGATGCTCATCGCATGTACAGTGCAGAATTTCCCAAAGATAGAGGACATGTAAAAGAGCAGGCCAAAATCCTACCAAAGACacctaaaagaaagaaaatggtggATACTGAGGAAGGTGGTAGTCATCTGACTGTCAAACATAGGatcaagaaggaaaaagaaagtccTGTTTTTCAACCTTTGGGACATGAAACTGACAGTATAGGACCTTTAAGAGAAGATGGCTCATTGGAAGCTGAAAGGATGAAAATTCTTGCTGATATGATCAAAAAGTTAGAATATGGGAATAAAGAAGATCTTTCTATGAAAGATGAAAGTCATAAACCGTTAGGTTCTTCAGTAGTCAAGGCAAGGCGAAAAAGTAAACAGGAGGATACTGTGTCAGATAGTGAGCTAGACAGCTCAAAATCCAAGAAGAGTCACAAGAGAAAGGAGAGCAACAAACTTAAAGGAATGAAAAGTGCTGTTAGAGAAGTAGATAATATGCAGCAGCTGGATGCTACAGCTTACTTCAAACCTTCTGCTGAAAAACTCTCTAGTATTTCCACAGCCCAAGCTGGAGAGCAAGTACTTGATAGGaatagaaacaatttgggagaaGGAAGTCCTGTTACAGTGCAAGCTAAAATTTCAGGAAAGACGCCTAGAAGAAAGAGTACTACAGAGACTGAAGCAAGCAACTCCAGACCAGTGACTAAAACCCCAGTTAAAATCAAGAAAAAGGACAGTCCAAAGAAAAGGAATGTTATGTCGTTCCCTGAAAGTGACAACAGTGGGGGAAATTCCCAAAGGGAAGAATCACCCGGAGCAATGGCAGAGAGGCTTTTGGAAGAATTTGTGAAGAGGAGATCACTGTGA